The window AAAGTCCATGACCCGGGCTGGTGAATCTTCGTCAAAGGTATCATTCAGTGATGTACCGTAAATGGCGACAGCAGAGGCTTGGAGGATAACGGGCGGTTTATGCACGAGGGCATGAAGCAGTTTACCGGCGGCGCTAACGGTTTCAAGCCGGGACTGCATAATTGCTTTCTTCCCGCTTGGACTCCAGCGCTGGCTGAGTGAGGCTCCGGCAAGATTAACTAGAGCATCCGCCTTTTCAGCAATTTCGGGAGTGACAGCAAGGTCATCCCAAGTTGTGTAGCTGAGGGCCGGATGAGCCGGTTTACTCTTCGGCGGTTTTCGTCCGACTACAATGATTTGATGTCCGGCAGCAAGCCAGTATTCCGTGAGCTCACGGCCGATGAATCCGCTGCCGCCGCAGATGATATATTTCATGAATGAATCCTCCCGTCAGGATACGTCTTACTTGATAAGGTGCCGGTAGGGAGTGTAGTCGATGCCGTTCTTCTCAAGAAAGGTAACGAGAAACCGGTTGTCCCTTCGCGGAGTGGCAACGATGTAGCCCTTGATGCAGTGCTCACGGGTCACGGCCGGAGCATCGCTTTCTACAGCGATCTTACCGATCTCGGCAGCGATCGAATGTTTGGCGATATCGCGGAATGGCCCTGGAACCGGTTGCACCAGCTGATCCAGAAACGCCTTCATTTCATCGCTCCATAGCGGACGGCTGCGTTCGACCCAATAGTTCTGCCAGTCAAGCTTGGATTTGCCGTCAGCTTTGGGCAGCACCTTCAGGAATTTGCGGAACATAAAGAAGCCGCCGATGCACATGCAGCCCAGCAGTAGAAAGGTCCAAAATGCGATAGAGTTCATAAACCAATTGCTTG of the Paenibacillus pedocola genome contains:
- a CDS encoding DUF2621 family protein produces the protein MSDFSLLSSTPSNWFMNSIAFWTFLLLGCMCIGGFFMFRKFLKVLPKADGKSKLDWQNYWVERSRPLWSDEMKAFLDQLVQPVPGPFRDIAKHSIAAEIGKIAVESDAPAVTREHCIKGYIVATPRRDNRFLVTFLEKNGIDYTPYRHLIK